In Primulina eburnea isolate SZY01 chromosome 3, ASM2296580v1, whole genome shotgun sequence, one DNA window encodes the following:
- the LOC140827758 gene encoding leucine-rich repeat receptor protein kinase MSP1-like, with translation MLLTTNACWKSSCVLLLIMLVCCISELSSSAILLNDTDLLNDLRNSLVDKQEILPSWFDPETFPCKWAGIKCDGLVVSHIELPCKNKSPHNLPLPRKIGEFRSLKYLNLSRCAFTGEIYQEFWDLENLEVLDLSDNRLTGVLPPSIAKLKYLKQLVLDDNGFSGTLPSTIGLLTELKELSLHSNSFSGNLPKELGNLQQMESLDISNNVFSGSLPLSLANLTRLLYFSARQNKFSGSLFAEIGKLQMLRILDFAWNFLTGTIPSSIGNLTNLEVLDLQNCRFKGNVPEEISMLSHLSYLNLAQNTFDGELPASIGRLINLVYLIAPNSGLHGTIPSGLGNCKNLKIINLSFNSFSGHLPSDLVGLESISSLLLDSNHLSGPVPGWISEWRKAESIVLSQNLFTGNLPLLRLPSLTLLDVSANKLFGKISSDICSARSLATLSLSRNKFSGSIGDAFSACYSLTDLILSDNEISGEIPAYFGKLGLIILELSKNKLHGRIPDQLWESKTLMEISLSDNLLEGTISSAVSIVLTLERLQLDSNLFEGNIPSSIGKLKNLTNLSLHGNKLTGSIPSEVFKCSNLVSLDLGANGLTGEIPKSISELKLLDNLVLSDNHLSGFIPEEICSGFQRVSLPDSEFVQHYGMLDLSRNDLEGPIPESIRNCIVITELLFQGNKLNGSIPDGLASLVNLTLLDLSSNNLSGSLDSQFFSMKNLQGVVLSHNNIRGSIPDNIGLTMPNLAKLDLSDNVLTGPLPASLFRIKTLSYLDVSSNYLSGSISFSLGSISSLLVFNASNNKFSGFLDDSISNLTSLSVLDLHNNTFTGKLPVSLATLDALTYLDISENKFQYDFPCKICDIEGLAFANFSSNSFSTGFPASCAEAKSCFLGLPMLPSRKIYSSTSIGRRSSLLAVAIGAIIFLILLCGLLRWKMLKKDSTVVGGSNGKPESASNEGLLEKKIKEPLSINVATFEYSLLRLKAADILSATENFSKSSIIGDGGFGTVYKARLPDGRTIAVKRLNGGHLHGEREFLAEMETIGKVKHDNLLSLLGYCVFADERFLIYDYMENGSLDFWLRNQAAAFEGLNWATRIKIALGSAKGLAFLHHGFVPHIIHRDVKSSNILLDKNFEPRVSDFGLARIISACESHVSTILAGTFGYIPPEYGQKMVATTKGDVYSFGVVMLELVTGRAPIGQADVEGGNLVGWVRWMIKNGRDCEILDPFLSRFSSLKDQMLRVLDIARSCTRDEPWMRPTMMEVVKLLKKAKMED, from the coding sequence ATGCTCCTAACTACAAATGCTTGTTGGAAATCTTCTTGCGTTCTTCTCCTCATTATGCTCGTCTGCTGCATTTCGGAACTGTCTTCAAGTGCCATTTTACTCAATGATACTGACTTATTGAATGATCTAAGAAACTCCCTAGTTGATAAACAAGAGATTCTCCCGAGTTGGTTTGATCCGGAGACTTTTCCGTGCAAATGGGCCGGAATAAAGTGTGATGGTTTAGTAGTAAGCCATATAGAATTGCCATGTAAAAATAAATCACCTCATAACCTTCCATTGCCTAGGAAAATTGGTGAGTTTCGATCTCTCAAATATCTTAACCTCAGCCGCTGTGCTTTCACTGGTGAAATTTATCAAGAATTTTGGGACTTAGAGAATTTAGAGGTTCTTGATCTGAGTGACAATAGATTAACTGGAGTGCTGCCTCCAAGCATCGCTAAACTGAAATATCTGAAGCAACTTGTTCTTGATGACAATGGTTTTTCGGGAACTTTACCATCTACAATTGGTCTACTCACTGAGCTTAAGGAACTATCTCTGCATTCAAATTCTTTTTCGGGAAATCTCCCAAAAGAACTTGGTAACCTTCAGCAAATGGAGTCTCTTGATATCAGCAACAACGTTTTCTCTGGGAGTCTTCCATTGAGTTTAGCTAATCTTACAAGGCTTTTGTACTTCAGTGCTCGACAGAACAAATTTTCGGGTAGTTTGTTTGCAGAAATTGGGAAACTACAGATGCTTCGAATTCTTGATTTTGCATGGAATTTTCTTACTGGGACCATACCATCTTCGATTGGCAATCTGACAAATCTTGAAGTACTTGATCTTCAGAATTGCAGGTTCAAAGGAAATGTTCCTGAAGAAATTTCAATGCTGAGTCACTTGAGTTACTTGAATCTAGCCCAGAATACTTTTGATGGAGAATTGCCTGCAAGTATTGGGAGGCTGATCAATCTAGTTTATCTCATTGCTCCAAACTCGGGGTTGCATGGAACCATACCTTCTGGTTTGGGAAACTGCAAGAATTTAAAGATAATAAATCTGTCTTTTAATTCATTTTCTGGTCACTTACCCTCTGATCTTGTAGGACTAGAGTCCATCAGTTCACTTCTCCTTGACTCAAACCACTTGTCAGGTCCAGTGCCCGGGTGGATTTCCGAGTGGAGAAAAGCCGAGTCTATTGTGCTCTCACAGAACCTTTTTACTGGGAATTTACCACTACTACGTCTTCCTTCACTGACCCTTTTAGATGTAAGTGCCAACAAGCTATTTGGTAAAATATCTTCAGATATATGCAGTGCTCGGTCGCTGGCAACTCTTTCACTGTCCAGAAACAAATTCTCTGGTAGTATAGGTGATGCTTTCAGTGCCTGTTATAGCCTCACAGATTTGATATTGTCTGACAATGAAATCTCGGGTGAAATACCAGCCTATTTTGGGAAACTTGGACTGATAATTTTGGAACTCTCAAAAAACAAATTGCACGGTAGAATTCCAGATCAACTCTGGGAGTCCAAAACACTTATGGAGATCTCATTAAGCGATAATTTACTTGAAGGGACAATATCAAGTGCAGTTTCTATCGTCCTGACGCTTGAAAGACTGCAACTTGATAGTAATTTGTTTGAAGGCAACATCCCTTCTAGCATTGGAAAGCTTAAAAACCTGACTAATTTATCTTTACATGGTAATAAGTTAACTGGAAGTATACCATCGGAAGTATTTAAGTGTTCAAACCTCGTATCTTTGGATCTCGGTGCAAATGGGCTGACAGGTGAAATTCCAAAATCCATATCTGAACTGAAGTTGTTAGACAACTTAGTCCTCTCAGACAATCATTTATCTGGGTTCATACCCGAGGAGATTTGTTCCGGTTTCCAGAGAGTGTCTTTACCAGACTCGGAGTTCGTTCAACATTATGGCATGCTTGATCTGTCTCGCAATGACCTTGAGGGGCCGATTCCCGAATCAATCAGGAACTGCATCGTTATCACAGAACTACTTTTTCAGGGAAACAAGCTCAATGGGAGTATCCCTGATGGGTTGGCTTCACTTGTTAATTTAACTTTACTTGACTTGTCATCCAATAATTTATCAGGTTCCCTCGATTCTCAGTTTTTCTCAATGAAAAATCTTCAAGGTGTCGTACTTTCTCATAACAACATTCGAGGGTCGATTCCTGATAATATAGGGTTGACAATGCCAAATCTAGCCAAGCTTGATCTCTCAGATAATGTCTTAACAGGTCCATTGCCAGCTTCACTATTCCGTATTAAAACTTTGTCCTATTTGGATGTCAGTTCAAATTATTTGTCCGGCTCGATTTCGTTCAGCCTTGGAAGTATCAGTTCTCTCCTGGTCTTTAATGCCAGCAACAACAAATTCTCTGGTTTCCTTGATGATTCAATCTCAAATCTAACATCTCTCTCTGTATTGGACCTTCACAACAACACATTCACAGGAAAATTGCCTGTTTCTCTTGCAACACTTGATGCATTGACGTATCTTGACATATCAGAAAACAAGTTTCAATATGATTTTCCCTGTAAAATTTGTGACATAGAAGGCCTCGCTTTTGCAAATTTCTCCAGCAACAGTTTCTCTACGGGCTTTCCAGCCTCTTGCGCTGAGGCAAAGTCATGTTTTCTTGGCCTACCTATGCTACCTTCTAGGAAAATTTATTCGTCCACTTCAATTGGGCGTCGTTCTTCATTGTTAGCTGTTGCTATTGGCGCGATAATCTTCTTGATCCTACTCTGTGGTCTTCTCAGATGGAAAATGCTGAAAAAGGACAGCACAGTTGTTGGCGGCTCCAATGGTAAGCCTGAGTCAGCTTCTAATGAGGGGCTTttagaaaagaaaataaagGAGCCCTTGAGTATTAATGTTGCCACCTTCGAGTATTCTCTGTTGCGGCTAAAAGCTGCTGATATTTTATCAGCAACTGAAAATTTTAGCAAGAGTAGTATCATTGGCGATGGTGGATTCGGGACGGTATACAAAGCAAGGCTTCCCGATGGACGAACTATTGCTGTCAAAAGGCTTAATGGAGGCCATTTACATGGGGAACGCGAATTCTTGGCCGAAATGGAGACTATTGGAAAGGTAAAACACGACAACTTACTATCATTGCTTGGTTATTGTGTGTTCGCAGATGAGAGATTCTTGATATATGATTACATGGAAAATGGGAGCCTGGACTTTTGGCTGAGGAATCAGGCAGCTGCATTTGAAGGGCTCAACTGGGCTACTCGGATCAAGATTGCCTTGGGGTCTGCTAAGGGGCTTGCTTTTCTGCACCACGGGTTCGTTCCCCACATCATTCACAGAGATGTAAAGTCCAGTAACATATTGCTAGACAAAAACTTTGAACCTCGTGTCTCGGATTTTGGCTTGGCTCGTATAATTAGTGCTTGCGAGAGCCATGTTTCGACCATTCTAGCGGGTACATTCGGTTACATACCCCCAGAATACGGCCAGAAAATGGTGGCCACGACCAAGGGAGACGTTTACAGCTTTGGAGTGGTGATGCTCGAGCTCGTAACAGGACGAGCACCTATCGGACAAGCCGATGTTGAGGGAGGCAATCTTGTAGGATGGGTGAGATGGATGATTAAAAATGGCAGGGATTGTGAAATACTCGATCCCTTTTTGTCTCGTTTTTCATCTTTGAAGGATCAGATGTTGCGTGTTCTTGACATTGCAAGGTCATGCACACGCGACGAGCCGTGGATGCGGCCTACAATGATGGAGGTTGTTAAGCTGCTAAAAAAGGCCAAGATGGAGGATTGA
- the LOC140827757 gene encoding MACPF domain-containing protein At4g24290-like — translation MFESEEYESRPIEVRATEALGQGFDLASDFRLKFVKRCPEGGRLVVLDEETRRDVVVPGLGGGVTIPGVPECIRVDKGDHIRFKSDVLQFNQMSELLNQKSSVQGKVPSGYLNAIFDLTGAWLNDSEDAKHLAFDGYFISLFCLHLNASQLVLHDHVKKSVPSRWNPAALSRFIETYGTHIVVGLAVGGQDLLCIKQRSSSPVPSAELKGYLEELGDCLFSDANSPILERKAKDNPKKVPEVFTRMLQPHTMQFTSITETSSKDGLTIIWSKRGGDMFAQSHSRWLQTMAANPEAILFKFVPITSLLNGIPGSGYLSHAINLYLRYKPAIEDLQYFLEFQVPRQWAPLFCELPLRHQRRKTSIPSLQFCFLGPKIYVSSTQVVSDQKPVLGLRLYLEGKKSNRLAVHVEHLSNLPDIMTFASSTSTAQKPQWRGSDDYEFSDQFLEPVRWKKFSNICSSIVKHDPTWVQGESSGVFIVTGAQLIIKGKWPRKVLHLRLLYTHLPNCTIRKTEWASTPEASRKSNIFTKLSTTFTFTQRAVADTPKQPAAALNSGVFPDGPPVPIRSTKLLKYVDTTEVSRGPYDVPGHWLVTAAKLVVEGGKIGLHVKFALLDYSQV, via the exons ATGTTTGAATCCGAGGAGTACGAGAGTAGGCCCATAGAGGTGCGGGCGACGGAGGCTTTGGGCCAGGGGTTCGACCTTGCAAGTGACTTCAGGCTCAAGTTCGTGAAGAGGTGTCCCGAGGGTGGTAGATTGGTGGTTTTGGATGAAGAGACGAGGCGTGACGTTGTCGTGCCGGGGCTCGGCGGAGGAGTCACGATTCCGGGCGTGCCGGAGTGCATCCGTGTCGATAAAGGGGATCACATAAGGTTCAAGTCTGATGTTCTCCAGTTCAATCAG ATGTCGGAGCTACTTAATCAGAAGTCGTCGGTCCAGGGAAAAGTGCCGTCTGGGTATCTTAATGCTATTTTTGATTTAACCGGAGCCTGGTTGAATGATTCTGAGGACGCTAAACATCTTGCATTTGATGGTTACTTCATTTCACTTTTCTGTTTGCACCTTAATGCATCACAGTTAGTTCTTCACGACCATGTGAAGAAGTCTGTTCCATCTCGTTGGAATCCAGCTGCATTATCCAG ATTTATTGAGACCTACGGAACGCATATAGTTGTGGGATTGGCAGTTGGGGGCCAGGATTTACTTTGTATTAAGCAGAGGTCATCTTCTCCAGTTCCTTCGGCTGAACTCAAAGGATATTTGGAGGAACTTGGAGATTGTCTGTTCTCTGATGCTAATAGTCCTATTCTAGAGAGGAAGGCAAAGGATAACCCAAAGAAG GTTCCCGAGGTATTTACTCGTATGCTACAGCCACATACCATGCAATTTACCAGCATTACTGAAACATCAAGCAAGGAT GGACTCACAATTATATGGTCAAAAAGAGGTGGTGACATGTTTGCTCAAAGTCATTCCCGGTGGCTCCAGACAATGGCAGCTAATCCCGAAGCTATTCTTTTCAAATTTGTCCCCATTACCTCTCTACTTAATGGAATTCCTGGGAGTGGCTATCTTAGTCACGCCATTAACCTGTACTTACGGT ACAAGCCAGCTATAGAAGATTTGCAATATTTTTTGGAGTTTCAAGTTCCGAGACAGTGGGCGCCTCTGTTCTGTGAGCTGCCCCTGAGGCATCAAAGAAGGAAAACATCTATCCCTTCATTGCAGTTCTGTTTCTTAGGTCCAAAGATTTATGTCAGCTCCACCCAG GTTGTAAGTGATCAAAAACCCGTGCTTGGCCTCCGCCTATACTTGGAAGGAAAGAAAAGCAATCGTCTAGCTGTTCATGTAGAGCATCTTTCAAATCTTCCAGATATAATGACATTTGCCTCATCTACTTCGACCGCACAGAAGCCCCAGTGGCGAGGCTCTGATGACTATGAATTCTCCGACCAGTTCTTAGAACCAGTCCGATGGAAGAAATTCTCAAATATATGTTCCTCCATTGTTAAACACGATCCCACCTGGGTTCAAGGAGAATCCAGTGGCGTTTTTATTGTAACCGGAGCACAGCTCATAATAAAGGGAAAATGGCCCCGAAAGGTCCTCCACCTCCGTCTACTTTACACCCACTTGCCGAACTGCACGATCCGCAAAACAGAGTGGGCATCAACGCCCGAAGCATCTCGAAAGTCCAATATTTTCACGAAACTGAGCACGACTTTCACATTCACCCAAAGGGCCGTGGCCGATACTCCAAAGCAGCCTGCGGCAGCCCTTAATTCAGGTGTCTTCCCTGATGGTCCACCTGTGCCCATTCGATCCACGAAGCTGCTTAAATATGTCGATACCACCGAAGTTTCACGAGGCCCATATGATGTCCCGGGACATTGGTTAGTAACTGCCGCTAAGTTGGTTGTTGAAGGTGGAAAAATAGGTTTGCATGTGAAGTTTGCTCTGTTAGATTACTCTCAAGTGTAG